A window of Psychroflexus sp. ALD_RP9 contains these coding sequences:
- a CDS encoding ATP-binding protein, with protein sequence MNYNDVLGLEHLKNHLKTTVENQRVAHAQLFIGEHGYGVLPLALAFAEHLVSSSSAKTYTSILEHPDVHFVYPVNVTESSSKKPTSQEFLEDWRSFIRKSPYQNLFDWYQHIGIEKKQGLIKVTQAQEILKTLSLKSFSGGVKVMIIWCADLMNRETSNKLLKLIEEPPKDTFFILTTSNADQIIDTIKSRCQLLNFPPLSESVIADALISRSIDSQIAKSIAHQADGDFVRALHLAYHNEDELQFEDWFISWVRSAFRAKGNKSVVDDLINWSEAIAKENRELQKRFLEYCLQFFRQALLKNYNANDLVFLQPNDRKFKFDAFSTFITGANIKPIFEAISQAIYHIERNGNAKMIFTDLSFQLTRFLHKKN encoded by the coding sequence ATGAATTATAATGATGTACTTGGGCTTGAGCACCTTAAAAATCACTTAAAAACCACTGTCGAAAATCAGCGTGTTGCTCATGCCCAACTATTTATTGGTGAGCATGGTTATGGTGTTTTGCCACTTGCTTTAGCATTTGCTGAGCATTTAGTGAGTTCATCAAGCGCAAAGACTTATACTTCTATTCTTGAACATCCCGATGTGCATTTTGTTTATCCTGTGAATGTTACAGAGAGTTCAAGTAAAAAACCCACAAGTCAAGAATTTCTTGAAGATTGGCGAAGTTTTATTAGAAAATCACCTTATCAAAATTTATTTGATTGGTATCAGCATATTGGTATTGAAAAAAAACAAGGCTTGATTAAAGTTACTCAAGCTCAAGAAATTTTAAAGACTTTAAGTTTGAAATCATTTTCAGGTGGTGTAAAAGTGATGATCATTTGGTGTGCAGATTTAATGAATCGTGAAACTTCAAACAAATTACTGAAGTTAATTGAAGAGCCACCAAAAGATACTTTTTTTATACTTACAACTTCAAACGCTGATCAAATTATTGATACGATTAAATCGCGTTGTCAATTGCTCAATTTTCCTCCACTAAGTGAATCTGTTATCGCTGATGCTCTGATTAGCCGTTCTATTGACTCTCAAATAGCTAAGTCTATTGCACATCAAGCTGATGGAGATTTTGTTAGAGCTTTACACCTTGCTTATCATAATGAAGACGAATTACAATTTGAAGATTGGTTTATATCTTGGGTTCGTTCTGCCTTTAGAGCTAAAGGAAATAAATCTGTTGTAGATGATTTAATTAATTGGTCTGAAGCGATTGCGAAAGAGAATAGAGAATTACAAAAGCGTTTTTTAGAGTATTGTTTACAATTTTTTAGACAAGCATTATTGAAGAATTATAATGCAAACGACTTAGTTTTTCTTCAGCCAAATGATAGAAAATTTAAGTTTGACGCCTTTTCTACGTTCATCACAGGTGCCAATATAAAACCTATTTTTGAAGCGATTTCTCAGGCTATTTATCATATTGAACGAAACGGCAATGCTAAGATGATTTTCACAGATTTATCGTTTCAACTTACTAGATTTTTACATAAAAAAAACTAG
- a CDS encoding phosphoglycerate kinase, whose protein sequence is MKTTEDFNFKDKKTIIRVDFNVPLNTEFEVTDDSRIVAAKPTIIKVLEDGGSAILMSHLGRPKGKEDKFSLRHIVKKVTEVIGVSVKFVNDCVGEEAEEAVKNLKNGEILLLENLRFHEEEKSGNEAFAKKLSTYADVYINDAFGTAHRAHASTTVIAQFFEDKIVGKLLQKEIESLDKVLHSKEKPVTAVIGGAKVSSKITVIENILPRVDHLIIGGGMSFTFIKAKGGKIGNSLVEDDKQELALEILKKAEAQNVQVHLPVDVISVKEFDNNAEQITEPIDQITDDRMGLDAGPKSQSIFAEVIKGSKIILWNGPLGVFEMENFAKGTIALGEAIGEATKNGAFSLVGGGDSVAAAKQFGLAEQMSYVSTGGGAMLEMLEGKSLPGIKALQ, encoded by the coding sequence ATGAAAACAACAGAAGACTTTAATTTTAAAGACAAAAAAACCATCATAAGAGTTGATTTTAACGTGCCACTTAACACCGAATTTGAAGTCACCGATGATAGCAGAATTGTAGCTGCTAAACCAACAATTATTAAAGTATTAGAAGATGGCGGATCGGCTATTTTAATGTCTCATTTAGGCAGGCCAAAAGGCAAAGAAGATAAATTTTCTCTGAGACACATTGTTAAAAAAGTAACAGAAGTTATTGGCGTTAGCGTAAAGTTTGTAAATGATTGTGTTGGTGAAGAGGCAGAAGAAGCAGTTAAAAATTTAAAAAATGGAGAAATTCTTTTACTTGAAAATCTAAGATTTCACGAAGAGGAAAAATCTGGAAATGAGGCCTTTGCTAAAAAACTGTCTACTTATGCAGATGTTTACATCAATGATGCATTTGGTACTGCACATCGAGCTCACGCATCAACAACGGTTATCGCTCAATTTTTTGAAGATAAAATAGTAGGTAAACTACTTCAAAAAGAAATAGAAAGCCTAGATAAAGTTCTACATTCAAAAGAAAAACCGGTTACAGCAGTAATTGGTGGTGCAAAAGTATCATCTAAAATTACAGTAATTGAAAATATATTACCAAGAGTAGATCATTTAATTATCGGTGGTGGTATGAGTTTTACATTCATAAAAGCAAAAGGCGGAAAAATAGGCAATTCATTAGTTGAAGATGATAAACAAGAATTAGCTTTAGAAATATTAAAAAAAGCCGAAGCACAAAATGTACAAGTTCATTTACCAGTTGATGTTATTTCAGTAAAAGAGTTTGATAACAATGCCGAACAAATAACAGAACCAATCGATCAAATAACTGATGACAGAATGGGATTAGACGCAGGGCCGAAATCACAAAGTATCTTTGCTGAAGTCATTAAAGGATCAAAAATTATTTTATGGAACGGACCTTTAGGTGTTTTTGAAATGGAAAATTTTGCTAAAGGAACTATAGCTTTAGGTGAAGCCATTGGAGAAGCAACTAAAAACGGTGCATTCTCACTTGTAGGTGGTGGCGATAGTGTTGCAGCTGCAAAACAGTTTGGACTAGCTGAACAAATGAGCTATGTTTCTACTGGTGGTGGTGCCATGCTAGAAATGTTAGAAGGAAAATCCTTACCTGGTATTAAAGCTTTACAGTAA